In Gracilibacillus salitolerans, the sequence TTTTTTCGCAAATAACTCCTTGCCAGTAAGCAAGTAACCTGCAGTTAAATGGGCTACATTGGTTCGCATACATCGTAAGATTTTTCGATGGGAAAAGAAATTATCAGGATTCGACTCACCATCCCGCCGGATGTATGGAAGTCCATCTTCAGCATCAGGATTGGGCCACCAATAATCACCATTAGAATAGAAGTCATGCTCATTACCTGGACTTTGATTGGAAACGGCATCCGTGATAGACATCGGGGTTTTATTTAATGCTCCGTTTGCCTTTTCTATAATCCAATTCAGATAATCTTCAGAAAATAACGATGACCCTTTTTCTATTTGTCTATACATGGTAGGTAACTCCTCCTTCGTTGGTACAGCCTTATTGGATTAACTTTTATGCTTGCCTTTGAAATTCTTCACGAAATACTTGCCATTGTAGGGGTCTGTTGTTCACATACCGTTCTAACTCTAAAAACATGTAATACCCCATTCTTGCACATTCTGCCCCTTGACTTCCTGCAAGGTGAGGAGTTAATACAATATTTGGTAAATAATATAAAAGAGAATTCTGATCTGGTGGTTCTGGATCTGTGACATCCAATATTGCTGTAATATCTTGACGTTGGTTTAATACTTGGATCATCTCATTTTCTTTAACAATTGCCCCTCTAGCTGTATTAATAAAACAAGCATTAGGCTTTAACATTTGGAAATGCTCCCCCGTAATTAACCCTCTTGTCTCTTCAAGTAACGGCGTATGCAAAGAAACAATATCTGATAGTTGAAAAATATCTTCGAGATCACATAGTTCTACCCCTAACTCTTTAGCTTCTTCTTGATTAGCGAATGGGTCGTAAGCAATTACCTTTAGATCAAATTGTTTTAATAATTCACAAACCCCTTTACCAATCGTACTTAGAGAAATAATACCAACTGTACTTCCGAAGCTACCGAAGATATCATAGGGTTTGCTTGGGTAGATTTTATCCCGTTGAATATCTCTAACAAACTGCCAGCCATTTTTGAGACAAAATAAAATTTGTGACACTGTAAATTCCATAACTGGAACAGCATTCGCATGGACTGCATTGGTTATGATTATATTTTTATCCCACATTTCATCTGTTACCATCTTCTTTAATGAACCAGCCGCATAAAAAACAGCTTTCAATTGAGGTGCATGTTGGAGTAATCGATGATCTATTCTAGGTCCGCCCCAGCCGGATAAAATCACATCAATATCATTTAACACCGTGTAATCTTCTTGTAGCATTGCTGGTGTAAGTAGTGGTTCCATCACTTCTACTAATGATTCAATTTCCTGTCTTATTTTGGGTGGATAGACTAAATCAAAAGATTTATCACTCATGATATACATTGCTTTCATTGTGATCGGACTCCTTATCATAGTTAAAGAGTCAATCCTGACTCTTTAACTAGTTATTATCGCCTTAATTCGGTCAATATTGTGTTGTAGCGAAGCTTTTGTTGATAAAACCCCACTAAAGTCTTCCATGCCAATGTATCCATCATATCCAACAGCTTTTAGATCAGAAAAAACTTGTTGCCAATCTACTACTCCTTTTTCTAACAAACACCAATTTGCTTCCCATTGAGTCGATCCATCCGCCTGTTGGCCGATTATTTCCCAACTAGCATTTTTTACATGAACATGCGCTAAGTATGGTCCTAACAATTCCATTCCCATGCGATGGTTTTCATATCCTTCTTTGACCATGTTACCTGGATCATATAAAACACCAATATAATCTGGATCAAACTGGTGAACTAACTTATAGGCCAGAGCTGCACTTGGTGTTATGGTGTTATGATGGGTTTCTACAAGACCCTTCACTTGATAATGCTTACACATTTGCTCTACTTCTGATAAATAACGAATTCCTTCTTGATATAGATCATGATAATTTTGAGATCGATTGTATTTTGGAACACCTACACGAATGGATGATGCTCTTAGTTTTTGAGCGACTTGTAATACACGCTCAGTTGCAGCTATATCTCCAGCTGTTAAGTAAGGCGTGACACTAGTATTTTCCAGACCATAATCTTTCGTCCATGCTAATAAGTCAGTCAATTCTCGTTCTGTTACGTCCGGGGAAATCGTACATAAATTATTGCGCCAAAAGCTTGGTGTTTCTTGTTTTATATCATTTGGTGTTTCTTTAAATCGCCATTCTACTCCGTCGTATCCCGTTTCTTTTAAATAAGTAATCACTTGTGCTGGTGTAACATCTGGTGTCATGACTGTAAATACAGAAAATTTCATCTTCCATCCACCTCTCCTGAAACAGATTATATCCTAATAGCTTCCTTCTACATGTAAGGCAATATTATTATCGGTTTTTTTCACCTTAGAGTTTTTGATTTTATCCTGTAAATACTGATAATAAAGCTCTTCATCAATTGGCAGGTTCACCCAATCATCTAGCCAAGCAGACAGTTGCATTGCATTGGAGAGAGATAGTCCTTTAATTCCTTCTTCACCTGGAGCCAACAGTTCTGTCCCTTTTAAAATGGCATCGATGAAATTCTGCGTAATACCTGGATGTGCCGTCTCTTTCCCTTTTATAGGTATATCTACTCTCCAGCTCTCAGGAGTTCCAAATCCTCCTTGGTAGGTTTGATTAAATTCAGGTTCAGAAACACGTAATCTCCAAAAATCTAATTTTCCGTTTTCTACAACTACTTTTCCTCGATCCCCTGTTATTTCCAGTCGATTTGTCCCTGGTGCCTCCGAAGTAGTTGTAATAAACACGCCTGTCGCCCCATTTTCATATTCTGCAAATGCGGTTACTTCATCTTCTACTTCAATATCCCGATGCTTTCCAAAGTAACAAAACGCTCGTATTCGTTTTGGCATCATCCCTGTCATCCATTGCCATAGATCTAATTGGTGTGGGCATTGATTAATTAAAACGCCTCCTCCTTCACCAGCCCATGTTGCTCGCCAACCACCAGAATCATAGTAGCTTTGTGACCTGTACCATGTCGTAATAATCCAATTTATCCGACGAATATTTCCTAATTCTCCTGTTTGAATTAAGTCACGTAATTTTTGATAAAGTGGATTCGTGCGTTGATTGTACATCATCGAAAATATCTTTCCACTTTGCTGAGCAGCTTCATTCATCTCACGTACTTGCTTGGTATACACTCCTGCTGGTTTTTCGCACAAGACATGAAGACCGTGTTCAAATGCCTTGATCGCTAAACGGCTATGGTCATAATGAGGTGTTGCAATAATCACTGCATCGATTAATCCGGACGTAAAAAAAGTCTCTTCATCAGTAAAAACCCGTACACTCTTATTCAAATGGTCTCTTAAAAATCCAACCCGTTCTGCATCAGTTTCCAGTACGGCTGTTAGTGATGCCCCTGTAATTAGTTGATCTTGCAAATATGTGGCATGTCTTTTTCCCATTGTCCCTACACCAATAATACCAATTCGGACATGTTGCATAGTTTATACTCTCCTTCCAATTACATCGCTATTTATTACCAATAAACACATTTCGAATGATAGCGCTGACATTTTATATCAAACCACCTCCATGAATCCCTTCACTGTACATTAACTTAATATTACCTTTTCTCACTTTTCATTTCTTTGGGTTTGTTTTACTCTATTTGTGTTTTTTTTAGGTCCCGACAGAAATACGAATCGTCCAACCATTTATTCCTTGATAGTTTCACAGTCAATCATTACGTGTAATGTATCTCCTTTTGGTTCATTTCGTAAGGCAAATGCATCTGCAACTTGATCAAGTGAGAAAACATCGGTGATCATTTCTTTGGTATTGACTAGTCCATCTAAGACCAATTGAAGACTTTGATCAAAATATCGCCGATTATCTATATCACGTTTCGGTTCAGTGGAAAAAATATCTAATCGTTTTTTGTGTACTTTAAAGAAGTCAATCGATTGATTGCATGTACCTATACAACCATACATTACTATCTTTCCATTTTGCGCCGCTACATCAATAGCATCCACCATTCCATCTCCTTCAAGTAGTGCAGGGACAACAATATCAAAACCATCTGGAAAATCATCTTTTATAATATCTACTGTTTTTGTACTTGGAGTAGGAATTTTATACGTATGGGTAGCACCGTACTTTTTCCCCAACGCTAATTTCTCCTCAAATAAGTCTGTTACAACTAAATTTCGCGGGCTAAACAAACTAATAACCTGTGTAAGTATAAGTCCACTAACACCTTGCCCCATGATTAACACATCCTTATTAGGAGAAATATCTGCAATTTCTGCTGCATGTATCACACCTGGAAGTACTTCGATTAGCGACCCTTCTATCAACGGAAAATCTTGCGGAAGTACTTTCACTGAAAATGGCTTACAACACACATACTCCGCAAATGCTCCCCAGACATAACGAAGTGCTACCTGATCTCCTTCTCTTATTCCAGTCACATTTTCTCCAACTTTATCAATTACACCGGCCACCTCATGACCTAATCGGGTTGGGTAACTGATAAATTCAGGTTCTCTATCCCCCCGAAATACTTCCAGATCACTTCCACAAATACCAACCCACTTGATCTTTACTCTTATTTCTCCTTCTTTTGGCTCTGGTATTTTTGCACGCTTGATTTTTATATCTTCAACATCCTTCATCACAGCACATTTCTGTGTACCTGGACCATTTGATTCTACTAATTCCATGGGAGGTACTGACATTCTTTTTACCATCTGATCACTATCCTTTCTATTTTATTCCCCCTTATTTTACGGCTGACGAACGATTATGAGAATGAACTATCCTCATATTTCCTTATCCAAAAATCAGAGAAAAAAGACTGTCCCAAAATAACGGGGGAGTTATTTTTGAGACAGTCTTAATAGATAGGATGATAGTTATTCTTGTTTGACGATCCTCCATTTATTCGTAAAATTATCGGAAAACACAATATCTTTACCTATGAAATCCACAAGGTAATCTCTATATGTGCTCGGGGACATTCCAAGTCTTTTATGAAATAACCGAGAAAAGTATGGTGGAGTCATACCAATTTGCTGGGCTATTTCAGATACAGACATACTCGAATACTCCAGATAATAACATGCATGATGGATACGAATTTCTTGCAAGTATTGGATCGGCGACATTCCAACCTGTTCCTGAAATATTTTTATAATATAGTGTGGATTGTAATTAAAACGATTAGCTAATTGTTTTAAATTGATTTTTTGTGCATAATATTTCTCTACATAACTGACGATGGGGTGTTGTGTGGGTGTTAAGGATAACGGTAACCCTTGTCTATTTTCAAATGTAGTATATCTAGCATGTGATGAACTTTCACTTTCTCCAAATTGAGCAAGTAATGAAATAAACGTACTTTTAAACCCTGCATCAATTCTGGATAGTTTATACTGATCTGAACAATGATCAACTGTTCTTGCTATTTGATACCATTTCTTCAGTTCTTCCAATTCGTCCGCCGGGCAGTCCCCGACCATATTCTTTTTCCTCAGCATTTGTTCCATTTCTTTATTTAAAATTCGAAATTTAAAATCTATCGTTATAGCAGGTTCTGTGAAGCTGAATTGATGTAGAATGCCTCGGTGGAATAAATAGATCTGTCCCTTAGTTAATGGATATGACTTCTCATCGATTACGGTCTTTCCTTTGCCTGAAAGGATGAGTAATACTTGGTAGAATTGATCATGCTTATGTTGATTGACACCTGATCCAGATTCATAATCCACCCTTGCTGTCCACAACATCTGTAAATGACTATCGCGTAACATGCTTACTTCAGCCTCCTCTATCCATTATTATTTGCTATTATATACGGTTTATCGTAATTAGCAAACTTTGAAAATATGAAGATTGGATAAAATATGATGAGGAACCGCTATAGAAATACAGTCTAATGCTCTCTAAAATAAGGATTATTAAAAATTATTCTCTGAAAGGATGAGTTGATGAAACAAACGGCTATGTATACCTCTGGGATCAAGCGATCATTTTATTTGACACTGTTGTTCTTTATAAGCATTTTTATGTTTCTTTTTTTACCAACCATTATGAAAGCAGAAAACAATGATAGTGTTCTTCATCTTGACTTTGAAGAAGGTACAGAGAGTTTTAATCTTAATGAAAGTGTCGAAATAGTCGACGGAATAGCTCAAGCTACTATACCAAATCCGACAGAATACCAATTTGCTCGAGTAATGGTAACTCCTGTTAACAGTAACGATTCACTCTTTTCCGTTGAAAGCACTCAAAATAAGGTAAGCTATCGTATTAAAGTCACAGGGCATGAAGCTGCTGAAGTAGACTACATCGCTTTTCGTTTGAAAGGAACCAATAATACGCAAACCTTTATCACTTTACACAGAGACATTGAATTGGATCAATGGTATGAAGGAGAATTTACCTTAAATGAAATGACTGCTAGTGATGGTAAAAACAAATTTTCCATTGGGGATGAAATAACGGAGGTTCGATCAGATGCAAAAAACCATATCGAGGAAGAAAATCCAATAACCATCCATGTGGACTATATGCATATCGATCCACCAAATCCTGAGGATGAAAAAGATCCAGACGTTATCGAACTGGAACAAACATTACAAAATCAAGTTGCTAACGCTCAACCAGGAGATGAAATCATCGTACCAAATGGAACTTATCAAGATTTCGAAGCCACTTTAACAGGAAATGGTGTAGAAAATAACCCGATAACAATCAAAGCTGAAACACCAGGTGAGGTTATATTTACCGGTAATGTCCATATTACATTAATGGGAGACTACCTTACATTCAGAGATTTCCATTTTGATCAGGCTAATCCTTCAGGTCACAATTATGTTCTCGGGTTAAGCGGTTTATCCCATAGCCGTATTACAGGAAACTTTTTTCATAATTCTGGCCCAACAGATCCATATGCTGGTGTGATTCGGGTTCGAAACAATTCTCAATATAATCGAATCGACCATAATACGTTAAAAGGAAATGTATCCATGGGTATCGCCATACGAGTAAATGACAATAACAACCTTGAAAACCAATATAACAAAATTGATCATAACTATTTTAAAGATATCCCGGAAGTAAATGAAATATATCCTGAGGAAGGGAATAATGGCTTGGAATCTATTCAAATTGGGCAAGGTTATGGATATGAACAAGTAGACGTCTATACAACGGTCGAATCCAATCTTTTTGAGAATATTATTGGCGATGGTTCAGAAATTATTAGTAATAAGACAGCCAATAATGTCTATCGCGACAATACCTTCAAAAACTCTGATTCTGGTTTTACGCTACGCTTCGGGGCTAACAATACCGTAGAAGAGAACGTTTTCCTTCGTACAAAATTCGGTATTCGTGTAACAGACGAAAATCAAACGATTAATAATAATTATATGTATCAAGTAGGGCAAGGAATTCGTGTCCTAGCTGGACGCCATGACGCAGAAGCTGAACAGGAAAGACAAATGAACTATATTCCTGTTCAACACGCTACTATATCGAATAACGTTATCATGTATCCTACTTCCCAAGCAATTGTGGTAGGTGATGGATTCAGTTTTAATCCTTCTTCCCAGTACACCTATTACGAACCAAAAGATAGTATGATCACGAATAATCGTATTGTTCTAAATGAAGGGGAAGCCATTCATCAGGTAATTGGTGAAAACATTCATTATGAGAATAACCGGGTTGAATTAATTGGAAATGATGCAGCGATCGGTAATATAGAGACTGGTCTCCAAAAGCAGAAATTAAAAATGAACTACGATTCCAATTCACAAATTTATCATACGAAAAAAGGGAAAGATCATCCCATTCCATTAACCATTTCAGATGTTGGTCCAACAAATAAATGGTGGTTGAAAGGACTAAAAGAAACGTCTGATCAATTAGAAACAATTGACCAATCATCCATTAATGAGAACACAGTCACTAATTTAATTAAAAAGAACTCAGAAATACAAGTAAATGGACACCCGTCCAAACTTATTCCACATGTATTAGAAGGAAAAGATTATGTTGCTTTTGATATTAAGGCGAGTAATGATGATTTTCCGGTCTGGGACACATTAAAAATGACATTGTTTGAAGAACATGGAGTCGAAGAATGGAGCGCGGAAATTGGGTCTATTTCTGAACAATGGCACCATGTGATCATACCTTTGGAAGAATTTTACCTATCTAGTTTTGTTAATGGCAATACGTTTAAAGATAAACGTGAATTACATTCGATGAAGCTTCAAACATTATCAGGAATTGATGTTGAAGTTAAAAACTTTAGCACCGGACAATTTCACACCGAGGATTTTACAATTAATGAGGATAACATTCAACTTGGCATAGGCGTTGATAAGAATTTGTCTGATCTTGTTACACATGCTACCTATAAAGGAGGTTATCAGGCCACAATATCTGCTGAAGAAATTATATGGGAAGCAATGGATGAAGACCTATTAACAATCAACAAAAGAACTTTAAGCGCTGTTGGAGAAACGGGAGAATCAGCAATAACAGCTACTTATCGTAATAGGACCATTGAAATCCCCGTTGAGATTATCATCCAAACGATTATAAACGTGGAAGCTAGTGATGAACCACAACCAGAAAACAGCAAAGAAAATACGATTGATGGTGATTTATCTACACGTTGGTCAGCAGAAGGCGAACAATGGATTATGTACGAATTACGTGAAGAACTGCTTATTAACCAAGTACAACTTGCCTGGATGAGCGGTGATGAACGAAAATCCTATTTTGATATTGAGGTTTCCACCGATGGCAGCTCTTGGACCGAAGTATTCAGTGGCGAAAATAGTGGTGAAACCATCGAGTTAGAAACCTATTCCTTTGAAGAAATACCTGCAAAATATGTAAGGATTATTGGCCACGGTAATTCGGAAAATAATTGGAATAGCTTGACGGAAGTGTTAATTCCAGAGATCGAGGACTAAACATCTCAGAGGAATCTATATTCTAAGAAAAGCGCAGATCGCCCGTTTAGAAACGTAGCGACTTCAGAATCAACTGAGATAAAGGAATCAAAGTGAGCTTTGCGAACCGATGATGACTTATCGTAGGGCCATTTGTGAAGTCGCCTAGTTTCTGGGCGCTTGGAGCTAAATAAATACCCAACTTTTCTTTCCTTCTTATCAAAAAACACGGAAATGTCTTTAATCACTGACATTTCCGTGTTTTTCATTGTGCAAAAATATCTAGCTGCTTCTCATTACAATCTAAATCAGGAATACAAGGTTCTTCTTTTTGTATAATATTAGTCACGAATACGGAAACTGTTTTCGATGATGTTGAATCGAAATCCACTTTGTTGTCGTAAAGGCGTCTAAACTCCATTCCCCGTTTAATCTTCCAACACCAGAATTTTTCATGCCTCCAAAAGCAACATTTGGTTCATCATTAATCGTACCATCATTAATGTGAATCATACCTGTTTCCATTTGTTTGGCAAGTTGTGCTCCTCTTTCGATATTTTCTGTGTGGACAGCACCACTTAATCCATATGTCGTGTCATTAACGATTTCAATTATTTCTTGATCACTAGCAGCTTTTATTAAACTAACAACTGGTGCAAAAATTTCTTCCTTAGCAATTTGCATTTCTTTTGTAACATTACCGAAAACAACAGGTTCTACGATGTTGCCTCGAATCTCCCCTTTAATCAGAGGGGTTGCACCTTCTTTAATACCTTCTTCAATAAGTTTGGAAGTAGCTTCTACTTGCTTTTCATTGATAAGTGGGCCAATAATTGTTTTATCGTCATTTGGATCTCCACAAGTTAACTCCGAAACTTTCGCTAAGTACTTCTCAACAAAGTTATCATACACTGCTTCATGAATAATAATACGATTGGCAGACATACAAATTTGCCCTTGATGTGTAAAACGACTAAACACAGCAGCACTCACCGCTAAATCAATATCTGCGTCATCAAGTACGATTAATCCACTATTTCCTCCTAATTCCAAATGTACTTCCTTTAAATGTTTACCGGCTACACTACCGATATGCCGACCAACTTGTGTAGAGCCAGTAAACGATATTGATTTTGGAATAGGATGTTCTACAAATGCATCACCAATTTCAGATATCTCCGTTGTTACCACATTTAATAATCCTTTTGGTAATCCTGCTTCCTCGAAAATTTTCGCAATCATGGTTCCACCAGTAATTACGGTATGTTCATGCGGCTTTAACACAACTCCATTTCCTGCTGCTAAAGCTGGAGCAACAGATTTCATCGATAAAAAGAACGGGAAATTAAACGGGCTGATCACACCTACGACACCTATCGGTACACGATACACTCTATTTTCCTTACCATCCGTAACAGAAGGGAGAATTTTCCCTTCCATCCGCAAAGGAAAGGTTGCCGCTTCCTTCAACATATTCTTCACAAGACCAATTTCAAATTCAGCCTTTAACCGAGTACCACCAATTTCTTTGGTAATGATTTGAGCGATTGATTCATGTTTTTCTTCTATGACAAGAACAGCTTTTTCAAAAATTTCACGTTTGACAGCTGGATTCACTGCTTCCCAATCTTTTTGGACTCTCTTAGCTGATTGATAAGCTATTTCAACATCTTCTATATTTGCTGCTTGATAGCCTGCCAAAACCTCACCATTATAAGGGTTTTTATTTTCCATCTTAAGACTGCTCTTTCCTTCTCTCCAACTACCATCGATATATTGACTATGTAAAGTTTGAAAATCTAACACCACAAGACCTCCTAGTTTTCTTTTACTGCTACGTTCTTCTCTGCAAGATCTGCTAACACTTGAACATTGGAGTTAACTTCCTCCATTGTTGCTGTTAGTTCTTGAATAGATGCTGCTTGTGAGTCAGATTGCTCGTTCACATTTTGGATACGTTCGTTTAGATTACTTATAGCATTCTTTATCTCATTCGTTATCGATTGAATTTCATTCACTTGTTCTTTTGAGTTATTTGCCATCTTTCTAATTTCATCTGCTACCACTGCAAAGCCTTTACCATGCTCGCCGGCACGAGCAGATTCTATAGAAGCATTAAGTCCTAACAAATTACTTTGCTCCGCAATTTCTTTAACCACATTAGACATCTTCTCAATGGTTTCCGCACTGTTACTAACTGTGTTGGCTCTGTCAGAAACCTGATGAATATCAGTGGAAAGTGTATTAATGGCATTTGCCATATCTTCCACTGTTTTTGTGACATCATCCATCACTGTCGAAAGATTGCTTGATGTTTCATTTAATTTTTGTGCATCTGCAATACTTTGTCCAACTCCGACTCCACCAATTACGTTACCTTCCTCATCATGCAAGGGAATTGCCCTAGCAATTAAATGTACTCCAAATAATTCAGACGGAACAGCAGCCGCTTGATTTTTATTCTCTCTAATTGCTTTTGTCACAATATCTCCATCCATTAAGGGATCACCAGGCTGAACATTGAGAGAAAAATTTTGAGCAGGGTAATTAATGATTAATTTTTCTGCATCATAAATGCCAATGGTAATATCGTCATTAATGAGCGTTTGTAAAAATGGGCCTACTCTAACAAAAGCCTGTATTATTGGATGATACTGTTCTACGTTGACTTCCATTTTATTCCTCCTTTAGTGCTTACACTTTTATATCGGATAATATTGTAAATTATTAAGTAGCTTTTGGATGTGTAAAGGTGAATGTTTTCGGATATAAAAGGAATACATAAGTAAAGTACCATCGTAAGCGAAAGGAGTGTATATGTGAGAACATTACTAATCACATCCCATCCAGACATGATCGAATCAGGTAGTCAACAATACTTCTTAAGCTCCATAAAAAATCAAGAAGACATAACCATTCACCATTTAGAGAATCTATACTCAAAAAGGGAAATAGATGTAGTGAAAGAACAGGAATTATTAAAAAAACACGACCGGATTATTTTTCAGTTTCCTTTTTATTGGTATAGTGGAACACCCCTTTTAAAGAAATGGCAAGATGAAGTTTTGGGAGAAGGTTTTGGATATGGTACTAGAAGAAAGCCACTTGCTGGAAAGGAATTTGGTTTAGTTATGATGATTGGTGTAGCTGAGAGAGAATATCAGGCAGGCGGCGAGGAACTATTTACGATAAGTGAACTTACTAAACCATTTCAAGCAATGGCAAATAAATTAGGAATGATTTATCTGAGACCACTATCCGTTTTTCAATTTTTTTATATGGAAGAAGAACAGAAAATGAACATCTTAATTAGGTATTGGCAGTTGCTTACAATGGAAAAGGATATTAGTCTAGCTACCAGAGAGGAATGGCTAATCGAACAATTGCAGAAAGTTGCCGAACATACTACTGAAACAGGTACCTTAACATTTGCTATGGAGCAGATTCAAGAAAATCGAGTTAAAATAGACGAACTAAAAATGGTGTTAGACGATATGTTTCTTGAATAGGAGGAAAAAGTGATGGAAGAAAATGAATGGATGATTCATCAATTACAACAAGTCTTTGATCGAACAGATGATTACTATCAACGTACACTAATAAAGGCAGCACAGGATATAATTGAAGAACAAGAAAGACGGATGGACCAAATGGAAGGCGAAATGGAAGGCACGATTTGGAGTCCAAGAAAATGGCGTGAATAAAGTGAAACTTCCATAAGTGTGGGGGTTTTAATCCCCCACTTATGGAAGTTTTTAGTATTTATATAAACTAATCCTTTGTCTTACATCGATAGCGCTTTATTTGCCAGCATCATATCATTTTGTAACAGTTTTGCTAAGTCATAAGATGGATATAACCCGTTTTGATACATATAAGTATATATACGTTCATGACAGGTAACCGCTAGATTCATTTGTTTCTTTAACACGTTTCTTAATGCTGGTGTAGCTACTTCTGTAATGGCAATCCCATAATTTCTTACAGCTGTTTTGGCAAAGGCTAATAAATCCCCTGCATAGAAACTGTCTGAAATACGGTATTCACTGGAAGGACCAGGGTGTGGTGCATAAGGATAAAATTGAAGCAGTTCATTTAAGTTCATTTCCAATTCTTTTATCGTTTGTAGATAGATTTTTTTCAATGTAGGATCTTGGATTTGATTTAATCCCATTTTTAATTTCATTAAACCAACTGATTGGAAT encodes:
- a CDS encoding hydroxyacid dehydrogenase, which encodes MKAMYIMSDKSFDLVYPPKIRQEIESLVEVMEPLLTPAMLQEDYTVLNDIDVILSGWGGPRIDHRLLQHAPQLKAVFYAAGSLKKMVTDEMWDKNIIITNAVHANAVPVMEFTVSQILFCLKNGWQFVRDIQRDKIYPSKPYDIFGSFGSTVGIISLSTIGKGVCELLKQFDLKVIAYDPFANQEEAKELGVELCDLEDIFQLSDIVSLHTPLLEETRGLITGEHFQMLKPNACFINTARGAIVKENEMIQVLNQRQDITAILDVTDPEPPDQNSLLYYLPNIVLTPHLAGSQGAECARMGYYMFLELERYVNNRPLQWQVFREEFQRQA
- a CDS encoding sugar phosphate isomerase/epimerase family protein → MKFSVFTVMTPDVTPAQVITYLKETGYDGVEWRFKETPNDIKQETPSFWRNNLCTISPDVTERELTDLLAWTKDYGLENTSVTPYLTAGDIAATERVLQVAQKLRASSIRVGVPKYNRSQNYHDLYQEGIRYLSEVEQMCKHYQVKGLVETHHNTITPSAALAYKLVHQFDPDYIGVLYDPGNMVKEGYENHRMGMELLGPYLAHVHVKNASWEIIGQQADGSTQWEANWCLLEKGVVDWQQVFSDLKAVGYDGYIGMEDFSGVLSTKASLQHNIDRIKAIITS
- a CDS encoding Gfo/Idh/MocA family protein — encoded protein: MQHVRIGIIGVGTMGKRHATYLQDQLITGASLTAVLETDAERVGFLRDHLNKSVRVFTDEETFFTSGLIDAVIIATPHYDHSRLAIKAFEHGLHVLCEKPAGVYTKQVREMNEAAQQSGKIFSMMYNQRTNPLYQKLRDLIQTGELGNIRRINWIITTWYRSQSYYDSGGWRATWAGEGGGVLINQCPHQLDLWQWMTGMMPKRIRAFCYFGKHRDIEVEDEVTAFAEYENGATGVFITTTSEAPGTNRLEITGDRGKVVVENGKLDFWRLRVSEPEFNQTYQGGFGTPESWRVDIPIKGKETAHPGITQNFIDAILKGTELLAPGEEGIKGLSLSNAMQLSAWLDDWVNLPIDEELYYQYLQDKIKNSKVKKTDNNIALHVEGSY
- a CDS encoding zinc-dependent alcohol dehydrogenase, coding for MVKRMSVPPMELVESNGPGTQKCAVMKDVEDIKIKRAKIPEPKEGEIRVKIKWVGICGSDLEVFRGDREPEFISYPTRLGHEVAGVIDKVGENVTGIREGDQVALRYVWGAFAEYVCCKPFSVKVLPQDFPLIEGSLIEVLPGVIHAAEIADISPNKDVLIMGQGVSGLILTQVISLFSPRNLVVTDLFEEKLALGKKYGATHTYKIPTPSTKTVDIIKDDFPDGFDIVVPALLEGDGMVDAIDVAAQNGKIVMYGCIGTCNQSIDFFKVHKKRLDIFSTEPKRDIDNRRYFDQSLQLVLDGLVNTKEMITDVFSLDQVADAFALRNEPKGDTLHVMIDCETIKE
- a CDS encoding AraC family transcriptional regulator; this translates as MLRDSHLQMLWTARVDYESGSGVNQHKHDQFYQVLLILSGKGKTVIDEKSYPLTKGQIYLFHRGILHQFSFTEPAITIDFKFRILNKEMEQMLRKKNMVGDCPADELEELKKWYQIARTVDHCSDQYKLSRIDAGFKSTFISLLAQFGESESSSHARYTTFENRQGLPLSLTPTQHPIVSYVEKYYAQKINLKQLANRFNYNPHYIIKIFQEQVGMSPIQYLQEIRIHHACYYLEYSSMSVSEIAQQIGMTPPYFSRLFHKRLGMSPSTYRDYLVDFIGKDIVFSDNFTNKWRIVKQE
- a CDS encoding chondroitinase-B domain-containing protein, with protein sequence MKQTAMYTSGIKRSFYLTLLFFISIFMFLFLPTIMKAENNDSVLHLDFEEGTESFNLNESVEIVDGIAQATIPNPTEYQFARVMVTPVNSNDSLFSVESTQNKVSYRIKVTGHEAAEVDYIAFRLKGTNNTQTFITLHRDIELDQWYEGEFTLNEMTASDGKNKFSIGDEITEVRSDAKNHIEEENPITIHVDYMHIDPPNPEDEKDPDVIELEQTLQNQVANAQPGDEIIVPNGTYQDFEATLTGNGVENNPITIKAETPGEVIFTGNVHITLMGDYLTFRDFHFDQANPSGHNYVLGLSGLSHSRITGNFFHNSGPTDPYAGVIRVRNNSQYNRIDHNTLKGNVSMGIAIRVNDNNNLENQYNKIDHNYFKDIPEVNEIYPEEGNNGLESIQIGQGYGYEQVDVYTTVESNLFENIIGDGSEIISNKTANNVYRDNTFKNSDSGFTLRFGANNTVEENVFLRTKFGIRVTDENQTINNNYMYQVGQGIRVLAGRHDAEAEQERQMNYIPVQHATISNNVIMYPTSQAIVVGDGFSFNPSSQYTYYEPKDSMITNNRIVLNEGEAIHQVIGENIHYENNRVELIGNDAAIGNIETGLQKQKLKMNYDSNSQIYHTKKGKDHPIPLTISDVGPTNKWWLKGLKETSDQLETIDQSSINENTVTNLIKKNSEIQVNGHPSKLIPHVLEGKDYVAFDIKASNDDFPVWDTLKMTLFEEHGVEEWSAEIGSISEQWHHVIIPLEEFYLSSFVNGNTFKDKRELHSMKLQTLSGIDVEVKNFSTGQFHTEDFTINEDNIQLGIGVDKNLSDLVTHATYKGGYQATISAEEIIWEAMDEDLLTINKRTLSAVGETGESAITATYRNRTIEIPVEIIIQTIINVEASDEPQPENSKENTIDGDLSTRWSAEGEQWIMYELREELLINQVQLAWMSGDERKSYFDIEVSTDGSSWTEVFSGENSGETIELETYSFEEIPAKYVRIIGHGNSENNWNSLTEVLIPEIED